The window GAGCTTCACGGAAATGCACGGATGTGGCATTGCCTTAAATGTGCAAGAAGATTCGACGTATCCGATCCCATGCAAAGGGTTGAACTGCTGACGAACAATTTCAAATGTTCGTGTGGAGGTCTTACAAAGCCTGATATCGTCTTCTTCGGTGAACTCCTACCGATGGACGAATGGGCGAAAGCAGAAAGATGGGCCAAAACGTGTGATGTTCTTATCACGGTTGGTACATCACTGGTGGTTTATCCAGCAAGTACGCTACCACTACTTGCGTACGAAAAAGGGGCCTTTGTTGCTATCGTCAACAAAGGCCCCACCGGTTTGGATAAATTGGCCGAACACCAGAACCTGAAGATTGACATTGACGTGTTGGAGTTTGCCGAGCTCTTCAAAAGTGTGTTTGAAAGCTTATGAAATCCAACATGCTAAAAACCTAAAAATGAAAAATAACCTAACTAACCTAACCGAGGAACCTTCTCAAATGTCCCATTCTCAATATCGCATCCTGAATCCCCACTTCCGACTTTCGCTCTAATCGCTCCCTGACGAATCTCGAAATCTTAACATGCTCCTGGGAAGCATCGTCACTTGTGAACTCGAAATCTTTCAAGAAACTCCTCAATTCCTCGGGAAGCAGTTCATTTTCAAAGTCGACATACTTGAGTGCATCCGCAAGATCATCCTCAAAGTTAATGTATATAGTTTTAATAAACCTCAGA is drawn from Fervidobacterium thailandense and contains these coding sequences:
- a CDS encoding NAD-dependent protein deacylase — translated: MELREKIKHVAELVKKSRNVVFLTGAGISVPSGIPDFRSSNGLYAKYGQEIFDIDHFHAHPDKFYAFAKEGLISMLDCQPNAAHKLIAELEEKGYVRGVITQNIDGLHQKAGSKNVAELHGNARMWHCLKCARRFDVSDPMQRVELLTNNFKCSCGGLTKPDIVFFGELLPMDEWAKAERWAKTCDVLITVGTSLVVYPASTLPLLAYEKGAFVAIVNKGPTGLDKLAEHQNLKIDIDVLEFAELFKSVFESL